A stretch of the Drosophila sulfurigaster albostrigata strain 15112-1811.04 chromosome 2L, ASM2355843v2, whole genome shotgun sequence genome encodes the following:
- the LOC133835321 gene encoding V-type proton ATPase catalytic subunit A: MSNLKRFDDEERESKYGRVFAVSGPVVTAEAMSGSAMYELVRVGYYELVGEIIRLEGDMATIQVYEETSGVTVGDPVLRTGKPLSVELGPGIMGSIFDGIQRPLKDINELTESIYIPKGVNVPSLSRVASWEFNPLNVKVGSHITGGDLYGLVHENTLVKHKMIVNPRAKGTVRYIAPSGNYKVDDVVLETEFDGEITKHTMLQVWPVRQPRPVTEKLPANHPLLTGQRVLDSLFPCVQGGTTAIPGAFGCGKTVISQALSKYSNSDVIIYVGCGERGNEMSEVLRDFPELSVEIDGVTESIMKRTALVANTSNMPVAAREASIYTGITLSEYFRDMGYNVSMMADSTSRWAEALREISGRLAEMPADSGYPAYLGARLASFYERAGRVKCLGNPEREGSVSIVGAVSPPGGDFSDPVTSATLGIVQVFWGLDKKLAQRKHFPSINWLISYSKYMRALDDFYDKNFPEFVPLRTKVKEILQEEEDLSEIVQLVGKASLAETDKITLEVAKLLKDDFLQQNSYSSYDRFCPFYKTVGMLKNIIDFYDMARHSVESTAQSENKITWNVIREAMGNIMYQLSSMKFKDPVKDGEAKIKADFEQLHEDLQQAFRNLED, encoded by the exons atgtccAACTTGAAGCGTTTCGATGACGAGGAGCGTGAGTCCAAATATGGCCGCGTCTTCGCTGTGTCTGGCCCTG TCGTCACCGCCGAGGCTATGTCCGGCTCTGCTATGTACGAGCTGGTGCGTGTCGGCTACTATGAGCTGGTGGGTGAGATCATTCGTCTGGAAGGTGACATGGCCACCATTCAGGTGTACGAGGAAACCTCCGGTGTCACTGTCGGCGATCCCGTGCTGCGCACTGGCAAGCCTCTGTCCGTGGAGTTGGGTCCCGGTATTATGGGCAGCATTTTTGATGGTATCCAGCGTCCATTGAAGGACATTAACGAGCTCACCGAATCCATCTACATTCCCAAGGGTGTCAATGTGCCATCTCTGTCCCGTGTGGCCAGCTGGGAATTTAATCCCCTCAACGTTAAGGTCGGCTCTCACATCACCGGAGGTGATCTCTATGGTCTGGTCCATGAGAACACCCTGGTCAAGCACAAGATGATTGTCAACCCACGTGCCAAGGGTACAGTGCGTTACATTGCCCCCTCGGGCAACTACAAAGTCGATGATGTTGTCCTCGAGACTGAGTTCGATGGCGAGATCACCAAGCACACTATGTTGCAAGTGTGGCCCGTGCGTCAGCCACGTCCCGTCACCGAGAAGCTGCCCGCCAATCATCCCCTGTTGACCGGCCAGCGTGTGCTCGACTCTCTGTTCCCTTGTGTCCAGGGTGGTACCACCGCCATTCCCGGTGCCTTCGGTTGTGGCAAGACTGTCATCTCCCAG GCCCTGTCCAAGTACTCCAACTCCGATGTCATCATCTACGTCGGTTGCGGCGAGCGTGGTAATGAGATGTCTGAGGTATTGCGTGATTTCCCCGAGCTGTCTGTTGAAATCGATGGCGTCACTGAGTCCATCATGAAGCGTACCGCGCTGGTGGCCAACACCTCCAACATGCCTGTCGCTGCTCGTGAAGCTTCCATCTACACAGGTATCACGCTGTCCGAATACTTCCGTGATATGGGTTACAACGTCTCCATGATGGCTGATTCCACCTCCCGTTGGGCCGAAGCCTTGCGTGAAATTTCTGGTCGTCTCGCTGAAATGCCTGCCGATTCCGGTTACCCAGCCTATTTGGGTGCCCGTCTCGCCTCCTTCTACGAGCGTGCCGGTCGTGTCAAGTGCTTGGGTAACCCTGAGCGTGAGGGTTCCGTGTCCATTGTCGGTGCTGTGTCGCCACCTGGTGGTGATTTCTCTGATCCCGTCACCTCCGCCACTCTGGGTATTGTCCAGGTGTTCTGGGGTTTGGATAAGAAGCTGGCTCAGCGCAAACATTTCCCCTCCATCAACTGGCTCATCTCGTACTCGAAGTACATGCGTGCTCTGGATGATTTCTATGACAAGAACTTCCCCGAGTTTGTGCCCCTGCGTACCAAGGTCAAGGAGATCCTGCAGGAGGAAGAGGATCTTTCCGAAATCGTGCAGTTGGTCGGCAAGGCCTCGCTGGCTGAGACCGACAAGATCACCCTTGAGGTAGCCAAGCTGCTGAAGGATGATTTCTTGCAACAGAACTCCTACTCGTCGTACGATCGTTTCTGCCCCTTCTACAAGACCGTCGGCATGTTGAAGAACATCATCGACTTCTACGATATGGCTCGTCACTCTGTGGAGTCGACGGCTCAGTCCGAGAACAAGATCACCTGGAATGTCATCCGTGAGGCTATGGGCAACATTATGTACCAGCTGTCGTCCATGAAGTTCAAG GATCCCGTCAAGGATGGTGAGGCCAAGATCAAGGCTGACTTCGAGCAACTGCATGAAGATTTGCAGCAGGCCTTCAGAAATTTGGAGGATTAG
- the LOC133835320 gene encoding V-type proton ATPase catalytic subunit A-like — translation MDKPLCQCSNKNYCRKHQTKPEKSEKEKEKEKEKERERERERGKEKDKKAKSSLLEKKPSINIREKTEELEYVPTMRLDGTTNTSFISDTSIHTSEQAIQESTVRLRETFESRRLTSRSVTLVESRDPDYQKGRVFGVSGPVVNAEKMAGSAMYELVRVGHFHLVGEIIRLEGDMATIQVYEETSGVSVGDPVYQTGKPLSVELGPGIMGSIFDGIQRPLRAINELTNSIYVPKGVDVKSLSRTTDYPFEPAKLKIGDLITGGDIYGYVKENCMVEHRLMLQPRAQGRISWIAPPGDYNVDEVVIETEFNDHVTTHSMLQVWPVRKSRPVVEKLPGVNPLLTGQRVLDAFFPCVQGGTTAIPGAFGCGKTVISQTLSKYSNSDVIVYVGCGERGNEMSEVLRDFPELTIEINGTQETIMKRTALVANTSNMPVAAREASIYTGITISEYFRDMGYHVSMMADSTSRWAEALREISGRLAEMPADAGYPAYLGARLASFYERAGLTKCLGSPDREGSVSIVGAVSPPGGDFSDPVTSATLSIVQVFWGLDKKLAQRKHFPSVNWLQSYSKYIRALDSYYEEESPEFVELRALAKQVLQEEEDLAEIVQLVGKTSLNESDKITLEVARMLKDDFLQQNSYSVYDCFCPFYKTVGMLKNMMAFYTSALQAVEHTAGQEAHVTWGLIRERCAQVLYDLGTMKFLNPKDGKQAVEEKLDQLYNVVIKSLQDLEENVASYV, via the exons ATGGATAAACCCTTGTGTCAATGCTCAAATAAGAATTACTGTCGAAAGCATCAAACAAAACCAGAGAAGTCTGAAAAGGagaaggaaaaagaaaaagaaaaggaaagagaacgagaacgGGAAAGAGGGAAAGAAAAGGACAAGAAGGCGAAATCATCACTACTGGAAAAAAAGCCATCGATAAATATCAGGGAGAAAACGGAGGAACTGGAGTATGTCCCCACAATGCGACTGGATGGCACGACAAACACTTCCTTCATCAGTGACACTTCGATTCACACATCGGAACAAGCCATACAAGAATCCACGGTCAGGCTGCGTGAGACTTTCGAATCGAGGCGCTTGACCTCACGATCGGTGACATTAGTTGAGTCCCGAGATCCCGACTATCAAAAAGGTCGTGTGTTCGGTGTCTCTGGCCCTGTGGTCAATGCGGAGAAGATGGCCGGCTCTGCGATGTATGAGTTGGTGCGTGTGGGACACTTTCATCTGGTGGGCGAGATCATACGCTTGGAGGGCGATATGGCCACCATACAGGTGTATGAGGAAACCTCTGGCGTCAGCGTGGGCGATCCTGTCTATCAAACGGGAAAACCTCTATCCGTGGAGCTGGGTCCCGGCATCATGGGCAGCATTTTCGATGGTATTCAGCGACCATTGCGCGCAATTAACGAGCTGACCAATTCCATCTATGTACCCAAAGGCGTCGATGTGAAGAGTCTGTCGCGTACCACTGATTATCCATTTGAGCCGGCTAAGTTAAAAATCGGTGATCTCATCACTGGTGGTGATATCTATGGCTATGTGAAGGAGAATTGCATGGTGGAGCATCGCTTGATGCTTCAACCCCGTGCGCAGGGCAGAATCTCCTGGATTGCACCACCTGGCGATTACAATGTGGATGAAGTCGTTATCGAAACGGAATTCAACGACCACGTCACCACGCATTCCATGCTGCAGGTGTGGCCAGTGCGTAAAAGTCGTCCAGTTGTTGAGAAACTGCCCGGCGTGAATCCGCTGCTAACTGGCCAGCGTGTGCTCGACGCCTTTTTCCCCTGTGTCCAGGGTGGCACCACAGCCATTCCAGGTGCCTTTGGCTGCGGAAAAACTGTCATCTCCCAG ACGTTATCAAAGTACTCAAATTCCGATGTTATCGTCTACGTTGGTTGCGGCGAACGTGGCAATGAGATGTCCGAGGTACTGCGTGATTTTCCCGAGCTTACCATCGAAATTAATGGTACCCAGGAGACGATCATGAAGCGCACAGCGCTGGTGGCTAATACCTCTAACATGCCGGTGGCTGCTCGAGAAGCTTCCATCTACACTGGCATCACGATATCCGAGTACTTTCGTGACATGGGCTACCACGTCTCTATGATGGCTGATTCCACCTCCCGTTGGGCTGAGGCATTGAGAGAGATCTCTGGCCGACTCGCTGAGATGCCTGCCGATGCCGGCTATCCCGCCTATCTGGGTGCTCGTCTTGCTTCCTTCTACGAGCGTGCTGGTCTCACCAAATGCCTGGGCAGCCCGGATCGCGAGGGATCCGTGTCGATTGTAGGTGCTGTGTCGCCTCCCGGTGGTGATTTCTCTGATCCCGTCACCTCTGCCACGCTGAGCATTGTGCAAGTGTTCTGGGGTCTCGACAAGAAGCTGGCGCAACGCAAGCACTTTCCCTCGGTCAATTGGCTGCAATCGTACTCCAAATATATCCGTGCTCTCGATAGCTACTACGAGGAGGAGAGTCCCGAGTTTGTAGAGCTGCGTGCCCTGGCCAAGCAGGTGCTGCAAGAGGAGGAGGACTTGGCCGAAATCGTGCAACTGGTGGGCAAAACATCACTCAATGAATCCGACAAGATTACGCTCGAGGTGGCGCGAATGCTGAAGGATGATTTCCTGCAGCAGAATTCATACAGCGTCTACGATTGCTTCTGTCCCTTCTACAAGACTGTGGGCATGCTGAAGAACATGATGGCGTTCTACACATCTGCCCTGCAGGCCGTGGAGCACACAGCTGGGCAGGAGGCTCACGTCACCTGGGGCCTTATCCGTGAACGCTGCGCCCAAGTGCTTTATGATTTGGGCACCATGAAATTCCTTAATCCCAAAGACGGCAAGCAAGCCGTTGAGGAGAAGCTGGACCAACTATATAATGTTGTTATCAAATCTCTACAGGATCTCGAAGAGAATGTTGCGTCTTacgtttaa
- the LOC133850910 gene encoding high mobility group nucleosome-binding domain-containing protein 5: MAIPWQLLCLATLAATVATLAMAATLPHYAPDDAMVIGEPLGTADAADFHAHFLDDGGAGDLETAASKKHEEAHEEEGEEESGEKKHSEHYKKHGGKSKKGHKKGEHHEKGEKGHHDKEGKKGEHGEEEGHEKKHKHSESHHKKKKKGEKGEKGSEFEDHGSYKKGHSIKGKHNVHKLNEDKKEKKYYDEDHDEGGEEKHGAFEEGKKHKKGSSYKKGEHKKGGHEEHYGKKGHSKKGHKKKGHKGHKKKHDEEKKWGHKKEHGKKGGEEHKKKWHKSQKKSSEHDHGHH; encoded by the coding sequence ATGGCGATACCCTGGCAACTGCTGTGCCTGGCAACGCTAGCGGCAACGGTGGCAACTCTGGCCATGGCAGCCACACTGCCACACTATGCTCCAGACGATGCCATGGTCATTGGCGAGCCGCTGGGCACTGCGGATGCTGCCGATTTCCACGCCCATTTCCTCGATGACGGAGGGGCCGGGGACTTGGAGACGGCAGCCTCAAAGAAGCATGAGGAGGCGCACGAGGAGGAGGGCGAGGAGGAGTCGGGCGAGAAGAAACACAGTGAGCACTACAAGAAACATGGTGGCAAGAGCAAAAAGGGTCACAAGAAGGGCGAACACCATGAGAAGGGCGAGAAAGGACATCACGACAAGGAGGGCAAAAAGGGCGAGCATGGCGAGGAGGAAGGGCACGAGAAGAAGCACAAGCACTCGGAGAGCCAtcacaagaagaagaagaagggcGAGAAGGGTGAGAAGGGCAGCGAATTCGAGGATCACGGCTCCTACAAGAAAGGACACTCCATCAAGGGCAAGCACAACGTGCACAAACTGAACGAGGacaaaaaggagaaaaaataCTATGACGAGGATCACGATGAGGGCGGCGAGGAGAAGCACGGCGCCTTCGAGGAGGGCAAGAAGCACAAAAAGGGCAGCAGCTACAAAAAGGGCGAGCACAAAAAGGGCGGACACGAGGAGCACTACGGCAAAAAGGGACACAGCAAAAAGGGACACAAGAAAAAGGGCCACAAGGGCCACAAAAAGAAGCACGACGAGGAGAAGAAGTGGGGCCACAAAAAGGAGCACGGTAAAAAGGGCGGCGAGGAGCACAAGAAAAAGTGGCACAAATCGCAGAAGAAGAGCAGCGAACATGATCATGGACATCATTAA